Proteins encoded within one genomic window of Mya arenaria isolate MELC-2E11 chromosome 13, ASM2691426v1:
- the LOC128214275 gene encoding PCNA-interacting partner-like has product MPENPTEVASSEDGSSTAYFVQCCDIDVIKNSLHTVLKHIREDQNSSDNTIVLSSRRRLTSLLTVCGYPQFFVSLCREFNLLKNDRVTLLSPMDQLIAIQLCLAEKNKQETGDFDVESSIVIQASKDINNSKLLSNYDITSCSQESGICELYRKFMEECNCIDMCDAFKLVKEACEKDESMRKQLLKKTPVILDAPKSEIDRHMLKYLCEGRQVRAVEVEVPLDCEDNITVTIDDGCLDTLLVEKEVMSTVKKAPSITDAYVRIIYLSYLELLVNSRSELAMSRVFNVPERELTHAAFTDLKHQARQKNMTMYQTATSYIMRIRLGGKGYAPDSSNPLAPHVKGVGEFVSLMHRMETVLEEEPDIRSACKRTVNIVKREMVKCRDSKIRQSSVESVAELLHEQIAAIIDTLDTQIVDTPGKPAASGGSLTSRRARKALRRLLDKLATVDDDMSSLDHLTDIYSSQRTPLRFPSVLSQFRSPMEDLEVTSPGNRFNQSLSQRVLNQSLKKQTPVYAKRYKSTYDWADPAHNVDVTGDDDIMAASQVFILPSKTVVHAGSRLSSGEAQKALEAMLEKDVGTDTSLSDVTNARNQSKHTKKSSDDDNKDNGNKKPGGKKTKPIEEDGKALEAKGNQSKNLKKRALPIDAQSTETSQPEKKKKQDQSKSCRRKLLPQVKGQQQLTSFFRV; this is encoded by the exons atgCCAGAAAATCCGACTGAAGTCGCATCAAGCGAGGATGGATCATCCACTGCATATTTTGTGCAATGTTGTGACATTGATGTCATCAAAAACAGCCTTCATACTGTGCTTAAACATATCAGAGAGGACCAAAACAGCAGTG ACAATACCATAGTTCTAAGCAGCAGACGTCGTCTGACCAGTCTGCTGACTGTGTGTGGGTACCCGCAGTTTTTTGTGTCGTTGTGCCGGGAGTTCAACCTACTCAAGAATGATCGAGTTACTCTTCTGTCTCCCATGGATCAGCTTATAGCCATACAGCTCTGTCTTGCAGAGAAAAACAAACAG GAAACTGGTGACTTTGATGTTGAATCAAGCATCGTTATTCAAGCCTCAAAAGACATCAACAACTCAAAACTGCTGAGTAATTATGACATCACTTCCTGCAGTCAGGAGTCTGGGATATGTGAACTGTACAGGAAGTTCATGGAGGAATGTAACTGCATTGACATGTGTGACGCCTTTAAACTTGTGAAAGAGGCCTGCGAAAAGGATGAATCCATGAGAAAACAACTGCTGAAGAAAACTCCAGTCATCCTTGATGCGCCTAAATCAGAAATCGAT CGACACATGTTAAAGTACTTATGCGAGGGACGGCAAGTGAGAGCAGTTGAAGTTGAAGTTCCCCTGGACTGTGAAGACAACATAACTGTTACCATTGACGACGGTTGCCTAGATACACTGCTGGTGGAGAAGGAGGTCATGAGCACTGTGAAGAAAGCCCCATCTATCACAGAT gCGTATGTTCGTATCATCTATTTGTCATACCTGGAGTTACTGGTGAACTCGCGCTCAGAGCTAGCCATGTCCCGTGTTTTCAATGTACCGGAACGTGAACTTACCCATGCAGCCTTCACTGATCTAAAACACCAGGCCAGGCAGAAAAACATGACCATGTACCAG ACAGCAACTTCATACATAATGCGTATCCGACTGGGCGGGAAAGGGTATGCCCCAGACTCAAGTAACCCCCTGGCTCCACATGTAAAGGGGGTTGGGGAGTTTGTGTCCCTGATGCATCGTATGGAGACTGTGCTGGAGGAGGAACCTGATATCAG ATCTGCATGTAAGCGTACAGTGAACATCGTCAAGCGAGAGATGGTGAAATGTCGGGACAGTAAGATACGTCAGTCTAGCGTGGAGAGTGTGGCTGAACTCTTACATGAACAGATAGCTGCCATCATCGATACTCTGGACACCCAGATTGTTGACACACCTGGAAAG CCTGCAGCAAGTGGGGGCTCCCTGACGAGTCGAAGAGCCCGTAAAGCCTTACGCCGCCTTCTGGACAAACTGGCCACAGTGGATGATGACATGTCCAGTCTTGACCACTTGACCGACATCTACTCTAGTCAACGTACACCGCTACGCTTTCCCTCCGTTCTATCTCAGTTTAG GTCTCCTATGGAAGACTTGGAAGTGACGAGCCCTGGAAACCGGTTTAACCAGTCACTGTCACAGAGAGTACTGAACCAGTCGCTCAAGAAACAG ACGCCGGTGTATGCAAAGCGTTACAAGTCGACATATGACTGGGCAGACCCGGCTCACAACGTTGATGTAACTGGAGATGATGACATCATGGCCGCATCACAGGTCTTTATTCTGCCAAG TAAGACAGTTGTCCATGCTGGCTCAAGGCTGAGTTCCGGTGAAGCCCAAAAAGCCCTTGAAGCCATGTTGGAGAAGGACGTGGGTACAGACACCAGTCTATCAGATGTTACAAATGCCCGGAACCAGTCTAAACATACCAAGAAATCttctgatgatgataataaagaTAATGGAAACAAAAAGCCTGGAGGAAAGAAAACTAAACCAATTGAAGAAGATGGTAAAGCACTTGAGGCGAAAGGTAACCAGtctaaaaatttgaaaaaacgAGCTCTACCAATTGATGCACAGTCTACTGAAACCTCACAAccagaaaagaaaaagaaacaggaCCAGTCAAAGTCGTGTAGGCGAAAACTCTTGCCACAAGTTAAAGGCCAGCAGCAGTTAACAAGCTTTTTCAGAGTTTGA